Genomic window (Gemmatimonas sp.):
CCACGTTCACATTCACCGAAGTGATCGGCACCTGATTGACGACCGGTGCCGCGACGGGAGACTCGGCAATGCTGTCGGTGAGCGCGAGTGGCTGATCGGGCGGCAGGTTGAGCAGCTGACGCAACCGCACGTAGGCGAGATCGCGGTTGGTGCGCGACTGCAACCAGCCGGGCCGCTGATTGTCACGCGTGACGCGCGCACGAATGAGTTCGAACTCCGAGGCCGAGCCCACGTTACGCGTGAGCTGCACCTGTCGCAGCGTGCGTTCCGACTGCACGAGCGACGATTCCGAGATCGCAACCAGGCGATCGGTGAGTAGCGCATCGTAGTAGGCCTGCGTGACATCGAGCTGCACCTGCGCTTGCGCGCTGGTGATCCCGATCTCGGCCGACTCGCGGGTGGCCTTTGCCGCGCGGATGTTCGCGGTGGCGCGGCCGCCAGTGAACAACGGCTGTGACGCCGAGAGTCCGACGTTGAAGTTGTACTGCGAGGCGAAGATGCGCGTGATCGGGTTGTCGGCGGCCGACGTGGTATCGCCGCCACCGGAACCGCCATTGGAGCCGCTGTTTGATCGGCTGGAGATCGCAGCGAACTGGTTCTGCAGCTGCTTCTGCCAGTTCATCGTGGTGGCGAGCTGTGGCAGCAGCGCCGAGCGCGCCTGTCCAAGCTGCCCTTGCGCGCGCAGTGAACCGGCGCGGGCGATGGCGATCTGTTCGCTCTCACCGGTGGCCAGCGTCAGCGCCTCGGCCAGCGACAGCGGGCGCGGTGTGCCACCGACCGCGGGCTGAGCCGCAGCGCCACGTGGCGTCAGCGCCATCGTCAGCGTAGCGGACGCGGCCATGATCCTGACCGCGGGGAGTCTGAGTATGCGGCGCCATGCGCGCGCACCAAGGGAATGCATCATTTGGGGACAGTGGTGGAAGTCGAGTCGCGTTCGACCGTACGTGCTGCACGGTGTGCTGGTTCCTGCAAGGCACCGACCCCGCGCAGAAAAATGCGCACATAGGCGCGCAGCGTTTCCGGCACCGGCTGGGTGAACATCGTGGGCATGATGTCGCGGTTCATGCCGTCGGCGAACACCGCGCCCATCAGCATGGTGGCGGCGGCCCGCACCTCGGCCGGCGTGACTTCGCCGGACTCGGTAATCCATCCATGTCGACGCAGCTTCACCACGTAGTCGTGCAGGTGGGCCATGGCCGCACTTGGACCGTGCGTGGCGCAATCAGCCACATCGGGCCGGTTCTCGGCGTCGCTCATCATCTGGCGCACGATGGGGCGCATGCTCACCAGGGCGCTGTGATGGGCGGAGACCCAGTCAAGCAGCTCTTGCTCAGGGTCGACCGGTTCCTGCGGAAAGGTGGCTTCCTGCTTGATGCGCGAGCACTCCTGCATCATCAGGTCGAGCAGGGCGTCTTTGGAGCCGAACTGCCGGAAGAGCGTGACTTCGTTCACGCCGGCTTCTTCGGCAATCCGGCGGGTGGTCGCTCCGCGCCAGCCGTGCTGGGCGTACACCCGGGCGGCGGCGTGAATGATGCGCTGTCGGTGGTCGTCAATCATGGAGCAACGGTAATGCAAGTACTCACTAACGCGCAAGCGGGTACTTGCTTGCATTTCGTCCCTTCCAGTTGGGACAAAAACCGGGTGGTCACTTTTGTAGGTGGTCGTTGGGGCTGTTGAACCGATCACACGGAGGAAAAGAGAGTAGGAGACCACTCGGGGCCGGTCCGGCGCGCACCCTCCTTTTCTCCTTGTCTCCTTTTCTCTGTGTGATCTGGCACTGCCGTGCGTCAGGACTCTTGTGAAGGTGCAGCTATGTGGTAACGTTTTTCAGTATGACCCCATGTTTGTCCATCAGACCCGCGTGACCGGATTCCGAGAACTGGCCCGCGCCGCCGCGGAGGCCGTAGCCGCGCGCCCGGATGTGCCGCTCGCGCTGGCGACGCTGGTGCAGGTCGACGGCAGTTCGTACCGTCAGCCCGGTGCCCGCCTGTTGGTGGATGCCGATGGGCGCGTACTGGCCGGCGCGATCAGTGGCGGCTGTCTCGAAGGCGACGTGGCCGCGAGAGCGGCTGAGGTGTGTGCGACCGGCCGCGGTGTTCGATTGATGTATGATCTGCGGGCCGATCTCGAGGCCATTTGGGGATTCGGCGCGGCGTGCGATGGCATCGCGCATCTGCTGCTGGAGCCGTTGCTCGATCCATCCTGGTTGGCTGATGTCGAGGCGATCCGCTCGCGTCGCGGCAGTGGCGCCGTGCTCACGGTGCTCGATGGCCACGGTGGCGGCAGCAGCTGTGCGGTGCTCGACGGCGACGCCGCGACGGGCACGTGGCGCCCCATCGGAAATCAGGTCCACTGGATCTCGGGGTCCGAGTTGATGGAGTGCACGCGGGCGGCGCAGCGCACCGGCCACCCGTTGTTGCACGACGTGCGGGACGATGCTGCGGTGCTGTTCATCGAGCCGTTGGTGGCACGGATTGCGCTGCATGTGATCGGTGCGGGTCGCGGCGCGGAGGCGTTCGTGCAGATCGCGCAAGCGCTGGATTGGGACGTGAGCGTCATCGATCATCGTCCTTCGGTTCTGGCCAATCTCGATCTACCGGCGGGCGTGACCACCCATGTGGCGCGTATCGACGACCCGTTCAACGACTCGGAGTCGTTGAACGGGGGCGCGTCTTTCAACGACTCCGAGTCGTTGAACGGAGTGGTGGCGTCGCTGCCGCAGGACGGGCGCACCGCTGTTGCGTTGCTGTCGCATATTTTCGACGTAGACAGTGCCTGGCTCGCCGCCCTGTTGCCGCTCCCGGTCGCCTACATCGGCGTGCTGGGCTCACGAAAGCGCGCCGGGCAGTTGCTGGACGCGGTGGACGCGGCGTTGCTGGAGCGTGGTACCGCCCTCACTGATCGCATGCGCCACCGGCTGCACGCCCCGATCGGCCTCGACCTCGGCGGCGAGAGCCCGGCATCGATCGCGCTGTCGGCCATCGCCGAGATCGAGGCGGTGATCCATGGTCGCCCCGCCGGTTTCTTGCGGGAGCGTCAGAGTCCGATTCATGCCCGCACGCCGACCCCCCGGGTGTTCGATCACGAGAGTCCGATCGTGCCCACCGAGTGCGATGTGGGGCTCGACGATCACCGCGATCGCGAGTGACCCGATGACCGTCGCCGGTGTGCTGCTGGCGGCAGGAGGCTCCCGTCGCCTCGGATCCCCGAAGCAGTTGCTCAAGGTGAACGGCGTGACGCTCGTGGAGCGTGCGGCCCGCCACCTGGTGGAGGCGGGCTGTGCACCGGTGCTCGTCATCATCGGCGCAGACGCCGCCGATGTACGCGATGCTGTTTCGATGCTGGCGGTACAGTGCGTCGAAAATGCGGACTGGGAGCGGGGCATGGGCACGTCGATCGCACGTGCCGTGACCCAGCTGAACGATGTACGTTTTACCGGAATTCGGGCGGCGCTGATCGCCACCTGCGACATGCCGACGGTCACTGCCGATCATCTCCGGTCGCTGATCGAGACCTCGAACCACGGCGCCGAGCGCGTCGCGTCGGCGTATGCCGGCCCTGATGGGGGTGCGGTCGTGGGCATCCCCGCGGTGCTGCCGCGCGCGGATTGGCCGACGCTCGCGGAACTCGACGGCGACCAGGGCGCTCGCGGATTACTTCGTGACAGTCGGACCCTTACGGTTTCTCTTCGGCACGGTAATTTCGATCTCGACACCCCGGACGACGTCGCCGCCTGGCGCGCCACCGACGGTGCCTCCCCGTAGGCTTATCTCCCACCGCTAGCACCACCGCCCATGTCTCTCGTTCAATCCGCCCTGGCCGATCTCGATCACGAGATGGCGCAGACCCGCAAGATGCTGGAGCGCGTTCCCGAGGCACACCTCGACTTCACGCCGCATCCGAAGTCGTGGCCGTTGCAGAAGCTCGCCAATCACCTCACCGATTTCGGCCTGTGGGGAGCCGTGACGATCACCACGTCGGAGCTCGACTTCGCACAGCCGATGCCGCGTGTGGAAGCGCCGACCACCGCTGCCGGCTTTGTGGCGCAGTTTGACGCTCGCCTCGCCGACTTCAAGGCGGCGTTGTCCACCGTGACTGACGAGCAGCTTGGCGAGACGTGGACACTGCGCATGGGCGCGCATGTCATCATGGCCGAGCCGAAGCTGTCCGTGCTCCGCACGACGGTGATCAGCCACATGATCCACCATCGCGCGCAGCTCACGATCTACTATCGCCTGCTCGGCGTGCCCGTTCCTGGGTTGTACGGTCCGTCGGCCGACGAGCAGTAGCACGCGGTTCACACGACGATGGTGGTGGCCCGGATTCCCCGAGTGCTTACCGGGCCACCGCCAGCGCCGTGATGATGCGCACGAGCGCGTCGACATCACGCAGGTCGAGTACTTCGCCAGGCGTGTGCGAATACCGTCCGGGCCACGACAGCCCGACATTCGGCGCCCCATAGGGCGCAATCGCCGAGCCATCCGTCGCACCATGTGTGGTGCCCTGCTGCACGGGAATGCCCTGCGCACGCGCCGCCGAGAGAACGCGCTGACGCTCGGCCGGCGGTGAGATCGCGCCGTCGTCGAGACCGCGCAGCACGAAGCCCTGCCCCAGCGGCGCGTAGGCAAACGCCTTGCCCTCGAGCGGCGTATCCGAGCTCACGAACGTGTCTACACTGTAGATCCGCTGCAGTGAACGGCCATGATTCGCGCCAAACGCGCCGGCGCCATTCAGTCCGCCCTCTTCACGCACCGACCACACGAACAACACCTTGTGCGTGAGGGTGTTCGGATCGATGCGCTGCACCGCATGCAATAGCGCCGTGCTGCCCGTGCGGTCGTCGCTGCCACGTCCGGTGAGACGCGTACCGCCCAGGCGTGACGCACGCTTGTAGCCGGTCACCGCGTTCCCCACGCGCACGCCCTGTGCGACGAGCGTAGCGGAGTCGACGCCAAACCAGGCGGTGCTCACGGCGGGCGCTTTCACCCGTGCGGAGTCGCGCGGTACGAACACCCCGCGCAACGACGGTTGGGCATCGCTATTGCCCACGCGATCGAAATGCAGCGCTGCCGGCTGCCCTTCCCACGCACTCGGTACCACGCCGCCGCGACGCGCCAACCGCACCATGCCGTCGCGCGAGATGCTCTCCACTTCGAAGCTCACTTCGTCCATGTGCGCGATGAACGCGATCGAGTCACGATCGGGGCCGGCCGACACGATGAGATTGCCCGCGCTGTCCACCACCGCGCGCGACTTCGCCCAGGCCGGCAGCAGCGCCGTGATCGCCTCGCGCACGCGCCACTCGTGTCCGGGCACGCCAGGCAGGTCGGCGATCGTCATGAACGTCTTTTCGATTGCACCATAAGCATCGCGGCGCGGCAGGCGCGCATTCTCGGTGGCTTTTGCGGTATCGAGGGCTGGAGCCAACAGCGCAGGGGCATTCGCGAAGCCGCCAGCGCGCGCCGCCTCCTGCAGCAACGCGCGCACATCGGCCGCCGCCACCGATTCCACCAGCGTCCCTGCGAAACGCACCGCTGGCGTGAGGACGCGAACACTGTCGAGTCCTGTGGACGCGATCACGCGTGACACGGCACGCTTGGTCTGCCCAAGACGCGCCACCGGAAGCATGACCGCACTGCCTGCCGCCTTACCTTCATCGAGCAACGTCAGGGCATCGAGCGTGCCCACGCGCGCGAGGACGGCCGCGAGTCCGACCCAGCCGAAGCTGCGCTGCGATGACAGCACGTAGATCGTTTCACCCGGCTGCGATGACGCGGCGGCCGCTGCTCCAGCACTGGCCACGGCGGCGCAACTGGCACGGGCGCCGGCGGCCGGCCCAGAGGCATAGCCGGCGTACGTCCACACCGGTCGCGACGCGACAACCGGATCGAGCAACGCAATGCCAAGGGCTTCAGCCTGCGCCTTCGAGCTCGCGCCCACGTCGACCCAGAGCTGATCGACGCCGACGACCGTCGTGTCGCCACGATGCTGACGCGCGAAGTGCCCGTTGGCGATCGCCACCACGCCCGTGACGTCGCCGCGGGCCGAGAGAATGCGCAGCTGGTGCGCCTCGTGGAACTGATCCCACAGCGGATGCGCCGCGACGCCGGTGCGATGCAGTCGGATGTATCCCTGCTCGGTGATGCCGCTGACCACGAAGGCCGGCACGTCCATCGCGCACGCGATCATGCGACGCGGTGATCCGCTGCCCACCCGTTTCATGAGATTGCCCATGTTGTCGCGCGTCCAGCCGGGGAGCACGCCGCGCAACGCGTCGAGCGCGTGGGCCTCGCCACTAGGCGGCGCCGCCAGCGCGACCCATCGGGCCACCGCTTCGACGGTCGCGACATCGGCGGGTGTGACCGCGGTAGCGGGCGACTGCGCGACAAGTGGAGTGGTCACGGCGCACCAAGCGGCCGTGAGGAGCGCCACATGAAGCGAACGACGCGCCGAACGAGGCGCAGAACGAGGCACGAGATGGGGCACAGCAGGACTCGGCGTAAGCGGTGAAGCGCCTAATGGGCGGGTACCGCCGCTCGGTGGCAAGGGCAGCGCATGAAAAAGCCGGGTCGCTGTCGCAGCGCCCCGGCTTGATCACCTACAGTGTGATGAACTCGCGCGTTCCGGACTTCAGTTGACCGGCGGTACCGGGGCCGTGTCGGGCACGTCCCCACCGCGACGCATGCGCGGCATCGGACCTTGTGGGCCCTGTGGGCCGCCTTGCGGATGTCCCGGCATCATGCCCGGCCCCATGCCAGGCATCATGCCCGGGCCCATCTGACCGCGACCCTGCCGCATACCGCGCTGCCGCATGCCACCCTGGGGCAAGCCACCCTGACGCATTCCGCGCTGACGCTTGGCGCCGACGCGACTGCGCAGCTGCTGGCGCATGTTGTCGACCTTGGTCTTTTGCGTCGTAGTGAGCACCGCACGTACATCCTGCTGCGACTTGATACGGGCCAGCAGCTGATCATTGCGCAGGCGGCTGAGCTTGTCGAGCGCCGCTCGGGCACCCGTCAGATTGCCATCACCCTGCGTGGCATCGAGGAGATCGGCCTGCGCGCGCATCATGTCGGTGGCGTTCGACTTGGGCGCCGGAGCGGCCGCCAGGGCCTCGAGTCGTTTGACCTGATCATCGGTGAGCTCGAGCTGCGTGCGGGCGCGGAGCAACATCGCGGCCGGGTGTCCACCGCCAGGGCCACCACGTCCGTTGCGGGCACCGGGACCACCAACGCGACCAGCCGGTCCAGACTGTGCATTCGCGGGACCAGCCGCGCCGGGTGCTGGAGTAGCAGCCGCACGCGGCCGCGGCGGACGCTGTGCGGGAGGCGTCTGCGCATCGAGTAGCGACGGACCGAACGCGCTGAGCGTGAGGGCGAGCGCCAATGAACGGGAATGAGAGCTTCGCATGGGATCTATCTCCAGTGTGGGCCGCGTTCGCCGAGACTGGCGCCCGCTTCACCCCATTAGACGAGGCTGCGAAATGGATGTTAAGGCGCTGAAGCACCGCACCGCGTACCAAAAACAAAATCCAACGGGATGACCGACTATTGCGTCACGGGGTAGACGCTTTGTGCGCGAAGGTGCACTCTCGTGAGCCGCATGGTGTCCTACTTGTTGGCGTGACCGGCACGCCAGCCCCGCCCCCGCCCCCGCCCCGATCACTCCGTGGGAAACTGGCTCGAATCCGTCACCACCCTGCTCTTCAAGTATCCTCCGCGCGTTTTCGCACGGGGCGATCTGGTGTTGGCACCGGTCGTACCGGTCATGCTCGTGACCGCGGCGGCGGCGATCGTGTTGCTGATCATCATCGTAGCGTACGCGCGCGTGCGCTCGCTGCGTCCGACCGATCGCGCGATCCTGGCCACGCTGCGCGCGACGGCCGTGCTGTTGGTGATCGGCTGTCTGTTGCGGCCGGGTCTCGTGATCGCATCGGCGGTACCGCAGCGCAACGTGCTCGCCGTCCTCATGGATGATTCGCGCAGCATGCGCATTCGCGATGTGGGCGACAGCACGCGCACGGCGGCGCTGCAGCACACCTTCGCCGACACGGGCGCGTTGTCGAAGCAGCTGGCCGAGAAGTTCGCGATCCGTCGCTTTCGTTTTGCGGCGGATGCCTCGCCGATTGCCGGCGCCGCATCGCTCAAGTCGAACGGTACGCGCTCCGATCTCGCGCAAGCGCTGAACGATGTGCGTGAAGATTTGAACGGCATGCCGCTGGCCGGCGTCGTGATCGTGTCCGATGGCGCCGACAACGGCAGCGGCGCGCTCGACGATGCGCTGCTGGCGTTGCGCGCGCGGCGCGTGCCGGTGTTCACCGTGGGCGTGGGCACCGAGCGGTTCGAGCGCGATGTCGCGATCGAACGCGTCCAGGCGCCGCGTCGTACGCTGGCCGGCGCATCGAGTGTGGTCGAAGCCGATGTGCGCATTCGTGGCGCCGGACGAGATCCGGTGCCGATCATCGTCGAAGCCGACGGTCGCGTGGTCGCCACCGAAGCCGCGCGCGTGGGCGAGAAGGGTGACCTCACTACGGTGCGCTTCCGCATTCCGCCACTCGATCCGGGAGTGCACCGCATTGCGGTTCGCGCCAAAGCGCTGCCCACCGAGATCGTCACGGAGAACAACGAGTGGCAGACGAGCATCGAAGTGCGCGCCGGCCCCGATCGCATTTTGTATCTGGAAGGAGAACCACGCCCCGAGTTCGCCTTCCTGCGCCGCGCGGTGGCCAACGACAGCGCGGTGCAGGTCGTGGGGCTCATGCGCAGTGCCGAACGCAAGTTCCTGCGTCTCGGCGTGCGCGACAGTCTCGACTTGTTGGGCGGATTTCCCACCAGTCGCGAAGAGCTGTTCGGCTATCGCGCCATCATTCTAGGCAGCATCGAAGCATCGTTCTTCACCACCGAGCAACTGCGCATGCTGGCCGACTTCGTGAGCCTGCGCGGTGGTGGTCTCATGGTGTTGGGCGGACGCGCGTCGCTGTCGGAAGGCGGTTACGCGGGCACGCCGCTGGCCGACGTGTTGCCGATAACGATTTCTGCCGGCAGCGTCAATGTGGACGGTCCGGCCACGCCGGTCATGGTGCGCCCGACGCGCGCCGGGGAAGTGCACGCCGCGCTGCAGTTGCGCTCCACCCTCGTGTCGTCGCGCTCGCGTTGGGATTCGCTGCCCGCGCTCACGACGGTGAATCGGCTGGGTGCGTTGCGCGCGGGTGCCGCCATGTTGTTGGCCGGCACCGCCGAAGGTGGTCGCAGCGATGTGCCCATTTTGGCCTGGCAACGCTACGGTCGAGGCATGAGCGCCGTGTTCGGTGTGCAGGACAGCTGGCTCTGGAAGATGGACAGCAGCATTCCGGTGGAAGACGTCACGCATAAAACGCTGTGGCGTCAGCTGGTGCGCTGGATGGTGGAAGACGCCCCCGCCCCATTCGAGATCATGGCCTCGCCGTCGCGCGTGGCACCGGGTGAACCGGTGTCGTTGCGTGCCCGCGTGAGCACGCCGTTCTTCACCGATGTGAACGATGCCACGGTTACTGTCACCGTCACGTCACCCAACGGCAACGCGCAGAACGTGCCGCTGGAGTGGACGCTGCGCGAAGACGGCACCTATACCGCCCGCTTCACGCCCACCGACACCGGTCGCTATGTGCTCGATGCCGTCGCCACCCGCGGCCGCGATTCGGTGCAGACGGCGACGAGCTCCTTGCTGGTCGACGAGCGCGGCGCCGACGTGGCGCAGGCGGAATTGCGCGCGTCGCTGTTGCGCCGCATCGCCGAAGAGACCGGCGGTCGCTACTACCCGCTGGCTGATGCCGGCAAGCTGGCCGAAGACGCCGTCTTCACCGAAGCCGGCGTCACGGTGCGCGAAGCGAAGGACCTGTGGGACATGCCTGCGGTATTCCTCCTCGTGGCGCTGCTGCTCGGCGCGGAGTGGGGATACCGGAGATGGAGAGGATTGGCATGAAGAATGGCATGATGCATCGTGTTCACACGCTCATGGTTCGCGGGGCGCTCGCGCTGGCGGTGTCACTGGCGACCGCGCTGCCGCTGAGTGCACAGCGCACGCACGTGCTGCTGGTCATCGGGCTCTCAGGTGAACCGCAGTTCAAGCGCTCGTTCGAAGCGTCGGCGCAGGCGGCGCGCGATGCCGCGAAGAATCGCTGGGGCGTGAGTGATTCCAGTCTCATGGTGCTCACCGAAGACTCCGTGCGCACCGCGCTGTCGTCGGGGCGCTCCACGCGCGAGAACATCGCGCAGGCCTTCCTGCGCTTGTCGTCACGCGTGCAGCCTGGCGACGTGCTGTTCGTGATGCTCATGGGCCACGGCAGCGGTGAAGGCACGCAATCGAAGGTGAACCTGCCTGGTCCTGACGCCACGGCCGCTGAGTATGCGTCGTGGCTGGCCGGCTTCAGCAAACAACAGGTGGTGTTCGTGAATGCCGCCACCGGCAGCGGAGATTTCGTGCCGGTACTGAAGGCACCGAATCGCGTGGTCGTAACGGCCACCAAGACGTCGAACGAGCGCAACGAGTCGGTGTTTCTGCAGTACTTCGCCGGCGCGCTGGGACTCGATGCCGCCGATGCCGACAAGGACGGACGCCTGTCGGTGTTCGAGGTGTTCCGCTTCGCCCGCACCGAAGTGGGCAAGGTGTACACCAGCTCGAACCGCATGCAGACCGAGCATGCATTGGTGAGCGATTCGTTGTTGGCGTCACGTGTGGCCTTCGGCAAGACCGCGGCGTCGGCTGATCCACGCATTGCGGCGCTGATCGTCGAGCGCCAGGCGCTCGAGTCGGAAGTCGCGTCACTGCGCACGAAGAAGGGCTCGATGAGCGCCGAGGCGTACGACGCGGAACTGGAACGACTGTTGCTGGCGTTGGCCGAGAAGACCAAGGCGATCCGTGCGGCGGGAGGTGGCAAGTGAAGCGGTCGGTGTGGGTGCTGGCGGCCGTTTCCCTGCTCGCGCCGATGGTGGCGTGTGGGCAGGATCGCGCCGCCGCGCAGCCGTCGGCACGCGTGGCGCCGCTGCCACCGCGGGTGCCGGGCCCCGATCGCTGGGCTACCGAAATCGCGGCCGCCGAAGCCTCGGCACGTCGCGGCGATCGCCGTGATGCCACGCAGCGCGCGGGTCGCATTACCGCGGCGTACGAGCAAGGCGGCGCGCGCAACAGCGACGAATATCTCTCGGCCGGTCGCGCCTACGTGCTGCTCGGTGTCGGCAATGCGCAGGCGGTGCGTTCGGCCTTGGCGGCATTCGATCGCGCCACGGCGGCCGACTCCACCAACTTCGACGCGCAGTTGCGTGCGGGTGAGCTGTTCCTCGAGAAGTACAACGCGCCCGATGCGCGACTGTCGTTTGAGGGGATCCTGCGACGCTCGCCTACCGACGCCAAGGCGCTGCTGGCGATGGCGCGGGTGGAGGAGTTCGAGGGGAAGGGCAACTCGATGTCCACGGCGCGCCTGAGCATCGCAAGTGATCCGCGTTATGCCGAGGCGCTGGCCTTCGTGGCGAAGATGCATCGCGACGCGGAGGCGTACGATTCGGCGCGGGTGTACGCGCAGCGCGCCATCGATGCCGACTCGACGTCGAGCGCGGGGTGGTCTGTGCTGGGCTCGATGGCGTTCCTGAACGGCGACAGCGCCACGTTCCGGAAGGCCCTGGCGGCCGTAACCGCGTTGCAGCCGGCGCCGGCGCCGTTCTATACGGAGCTGGCCGAGGCATCGGTGCGCCAACGTCGGTACACCGACGCGGTAGCGCTGGCAAAACGCGCCACGGGCTACGACTCGCTGTACGTGCTGGCGTATGGCGTGTTGGGCACGAACCAGTTGCGGATAGGACAGATGGACGCCGGACGTGCTGCCCTGGAGAGGGCGTTCGCACTTGATCCGTTTAACCTGTGGCACAAGAACACGCTCGACCTGCTTGATAAGATGAAGACGTTCCGCACGATCGATCGCGGACGCTTTCGTGTCGTCGCGCCGCCGGAAGAAGCGGACCTACTGGCGTTGTACATCGTGCCGTTGCTTGAGCAGGCTTACGACTCACTCGCGGTGCGCTACGGATACAAGCCGCCCACACCGATCCGGCTCGAGTTCTATCGATATCACGCCGACTTCTCGGTGCGCACGGTGGGATTGGCCGGACTTGGCGCGCTGGGCGTGAGCTTCGGCAGCCTGTTGGCCATGGACACCCCGAACGGACGTGCGAAGGGTGAGTTCAACTGGGGCAGCACAGCGTGGCACGAACTCACGCACGCGTTCACCTTGGGCGCGTCGGATCATCGCGTACCACGCTGGCTGTCGGAAGGACTCTCGGTGCTGGAAGAGCGGCGCGTGGGCCGTGGCTGGGGCGCCGATGCCACGGTGTCGTACGTGATCGCCATGGCCAACGGCAAGTTGCGCCCGATCAGCCAGCTCAGTGACGGCTTCCTGCGTCCGCGCTTCCCCGAGGAGACCCAGTTCAGCTACTACGAGGCATCGTTGTTCTGCGAGATGGTGGAAGCCTCGCGCGGCGCGGCGGCGTTGCCGGCCATGCTGAAGGCTTATCGCGACGGCATGGATACGCCCGGCGTGTTTCAGAAAGTGCTGGGCAAGACGCCGCTGCAGGTTGACGCGGAGTTCGAGGCATACGCGCAGCGCAAGTTCGCGCTGACGATCGCGGCCGTGCGTGGGGCAACACCCAACGACAGCAGCGGTGGGAAGTTTGTGGCCACGATGCGCGAAGCGGTGTCGAAGATGGGGAGCGACCGCACTGCCGCACGGGCGCTGTTCGAGCAGGCGCGCGCCATGTTTCCGGAGTACGGCGGCGATGACGGTCCGTCGTGGTATCTGGCGGACATGGCCCGGGCGGCGAACGACACGGCGCGCGCGCTGACGCTCGTGGAGCAGGTCACCAGCCGCAACGAGACGG
Coding sequences:
- a CDS encoding tetratricopeptide repeat protein, which produces MKRSVWVLAAVSLLAPMVACGQDRAAAQPSARVAPLPPRVPGPDRWATEIAAAEASARRGDRRDATQRAGRITAAYEQGGARNSDEYLSAGRAYVLLGVGNAQAVRSALAAFDRATAADSTNFDAQLRAGELFLEKYNAPDARLSFEGILRRSPTDAKALLAMARVEEFEGKGNSMSTARLSIASDPRYAEALAFVAKMHRDAEAYDSARVYAQRAIDADSTSSAGWSVLGSMAFLNGDSATFRKALAAVTALQPAPAPFYTELAEASVRQRRYTDAVALAKRATGYDSLYVLAYGVLGTNQLRIGQMDAGRAALERAFALDPFNLWHKNTLDLLDKMKTFRTIDRGRFRVVAPPEEADLLALYIVPLLEQAYDSLAVRYGYKPPTPIRLEFYRYHADFSVRTVGLAGLGALGVSFGSLLAMDTPNGRAKGEFNWGSTAWHELTHAFTLGASDHRVPRWLSEGLSVLEERRVGRGWGADATVSYVIAMANGKLRPISQLSDGFLRPRFPEETQFSYYEASLFCEMVEASRGAAALPAMLKAYRDGMDTPGVFQKVLGKTPLQVDAEFEAYAQRKFALTIAAVRGATPNDSSGGKFVATMREAVSKMGSDRTAARALFEQARAMFPEYGGDDGPSWYLADMARAANDTARALTLVEQVTSRNETAWEANMMEADLREARGDKAGAIRALDRLNWIWPYDPTVHVRMATLSAAQGDRARAVLERRAIIAMGPTDLLDARYELARALRDAGDIAGARRELLQVLEEAPSFEKAQALLLELRGK